In Planifilum fimeticola, a single window of DNA contains:
- a CDS encoding 3-hydroxybutyryl-CoA dehydrogenase produces the protein MEIRRFSVIGAGQMGSGIAQVAAQSGLEVALHDLEEDRVQKGLRGIEKNLKRSVDKGRITAEEMAQVLGRIRTTTDLKEAAEHADIVVEAVVENMSVKQEVFRKLDEWCPEHAILASNTSSLPITEIAAVTKRPEKVIGMHFMNPVPVMKLVEVIRGLATADEVYAEVEALARKMGKTPVEVKDFPGFVSNRVLMPMINEAVYAVYEGVATPEAVDEVMKLGMNHPMGPLTLADFIGLDTCLYIMETLYEGFGDPKYRPCPLLRKYVKAGWLGRKTGRGFYVYDS, from the coding sequence ATGGAAATTCGTCGATTCAGCGTCATCGGCGCCGGACAAATGGGAAGCGGAATCGCTCAGGTGGCCGCCCAGTCCGGACTGGAAGTGGCGCTCCACGATCTGGAGGAGGACCGGGTGCAAAAGGGACTCCGCGGAATCGAGAAAAACCTGAAGCGGTCGGTGGACAAGGGCCGGATCACGGCGGAGGAAATGGCGCAGGTCCTGGGACGGATCCGCACGACGACGGATCTGAAGGAAGCGGCCGAACATGCGGACATCGTGGTGGAGGCCGTCGTCGAAAACATGTCGGTCAAGCAGGAGGTTTTCCGCAAGCTGGACGAGTGGTGTCCGGAGCACGCCATCCTGGCCAGCAACACCTCCTCCCTTCCGATCACGGAGATCGCCGCCGTGACGAAACGGCCGGAAAAGGTGATCGGAATGCACTTCATGAATCCGGTGCCGGTGATGAAGCTGGTGGAAGTGATCCGGGGACTGGCCACCGCCGATGAGGTGTACGCCGAAGTGGAGGCCCTGGCGCGGAAGATGGGCAAGACCCCGGTGGAAGTGAAGGATTTCCCCGGCTTTGTCTCCAACCGGGTCCTGATGCCGATGATCAACGAAGCCGTTTATGCGGTCTACGAAGGGGTGGCCACCCCGGAGGCGGTGGATGAGGTGATGAAGCTGGGGATGAATCATCCGATGGGGCCCCTCACCCTGGCCGATTTCATCGGGCTGGATACCTGCCTCTACATTATGGAGACCCTCTACGAAGGGTTCGGCGATCCCAAGTACCGGCCCTGCCCCCTGCTCCGCAAGTATGTGAAGGCGGGCTGGTTGGGCCGCAAGACGGGGCGCGGATTTTACGTGTATGATTCGTGA
- a CDS encoding acetyl-CoA C-acetyltransferase has translation MAETVVLGGARTPFGKFGGALKDLPAVELGGIAIREALNRSGVPDDQVDEVIMGMVLQGGAGQIPSRQAARRAGLPWEVQTETINKVCASGLRSATLADQVIRAGDADVVVAGGMESMSNAPYIVPGARWGQRMGDGKFIDLMIHDGLWCAFDGVHMVVHGSNVAAEYAVSREEQDEWALRSHQRAIAAIDSGKLAEEIVPVTVKSRKKEIVVDQDESPRRDTSLEKLASLPPVFLKDGSITAGNAPGVNDGAAALVLSSARKAEELGVRPMARILGHAAVGMEARYFPITPAYAVQKLLKKHGLTIDDIDLFEVNEAFAAVTLSNGKILGWDQEKVNVNGGAVALGHPIGASGARILLTLIYELRRRGGGLGVAAICSGAAQGDAVLVRVD, from the coding sequence GTGGCTGAAACGGTGGTTTTGGGCGGCGCCCGCACCCCCTTTGGCAAGTTCGGCGGAGCACTGAAGGATCTGCCCGCCGTGGAGCTGGGCGGAATCGCCATCCGGGAGGCCCTGAACCGGTCCGGTGTCCCGGACGATCAGGTGGACGAAGTGATCATGGGAATGGTGCTGCAGGGCGGGGCCGGTCAGATTCCTTCCCGTCAGGCGGCCCGCAGGGCAGGCCTCCCCTGGGAGGTTCAGACGGAAACGATCAACAAGGTGTGCGCCTCGGGATTGAGAAGCGCCACCCTCGCCGATCAGGTGATTCGCGCCGGCGATGCGGACGTGGTGGTGGCCGGCGGGATGGAGAGCATGAGCAACGCTCCCTATATTGTTCCCGGAGCGCGCTGGGGACAGCGGATGGGGGACGGGAAGTTCATCGACCTGATGATCCACGACGGGTTGTGGTGCGCCTTTGACGGAGTGCACATGGTGGTGCACGGAAGCAATGTGGCGGCCGAGTACGCGGTGAGCCGGGAGGAGCAGGACGAGTGGGCCCTCCGCAGCCATCAGCGGGCCATCGCCGCCATCGATTCGGGGAAATTGGCGGAAGAGATCGTCCCGGTGACGGTGAAGTCCCGCAAGAAGGAGATCGTGGTGGATCAGGACGAATCCCCCCGCCGGGATACGAGTTTGGAAAAGCTGGCGTCCCTTCCCCCGGTTTTCCTGAAGGACGGATCGATCACCGCCGGCAACGCCCCGGGGGTGAACGACGGGGCGGCGGCCTTGGTGCTCTCCTCCGCCCGAAAAGCGGAAGAGCTGGGCGTCAGGCCGATGGCGCGGATTCTCGGACATGCCGCGGTGGGAATGGAGGCCCGCTATTTCCCGATCACCCCGGCCTATGCGGTGCAAAAGCTCCTGAAAAAGCACGGTTTGACGATCGATGACATCGATCTGTTCGAGGTGAACGAAGCCTTCGCCGCGGTTACCCTGTCCAACGGGAAAATCCTCGGTTGGGATCAAGAGAAGGTGAACGTGAACGGCGGTGCGGTGGCCCTGGGTCACCCGATCGGAGCCAGCGGGGCCCGGATTTTGCTGACGCTCATCTATGAGCTGCGTCGTCGCGGCGGCGGGCTGGGAGTGGCCGCCATCTGCAGCGGGGCCGCCCAGGGAGACGCCGTCCTGGTCCGTGTGGATTGA
- a CDS encoding class D sortase: MVVRSVAIALIVIGASMLLYNGYQWWDQIRVAVHDPKLAMSIADNWDDRSKQSPLKKGVDTDWKPKIGEEIGQLIIPRIGAILPIIEGTDEDELAKGVGHYVGWGTVLPGETGHAVLSGHRDTVFRRAGELKDGDRLYVRMKDGNVYTYQIRKRWITHAEDRTVIVPKKEPILTLTTCYPFDYVGNAPDRYIIQSELIEVRTPETDQRVE; encoded by the coding sequence ATGGTTGTCCGTTCGGTCGCCATCGCGCTGATCGTCATCGGGGCATCGATGCTCCTGTACAACGGCTATCAATGGTGGGATCAGATCCGCGTGGCGGTGCATGATCCGAAATTGGCGATGTCGATTGCGGACAACTGGGACGATAGAAGCAAGCAATCGCCGCTGAAGAAGGGGGTTGACACGGACTGGAAGCCGAAGATCGGCGAGGAGATCGGCCAGTTGATCATTCCCCGGATCGGTGCGATTCTTCCCATCATCGAGGGGACCGACGAGGATGAGTTGGCCAAAGGGGTCGGCCATTACGTGGGCTGGGGGACGGTGCTCCCCGGAGAGACGGGTCATGCGGTCCTCTCCGGACACCGGGACACGGTTTTTCGCCGGGCCGGTGAATTGAAGGACGGTGACCGGCTGTACGTGAGGATGAAGGACGGGAACGTCTACACCTATCAGATTCGCAAGCGCTGGATCACCCACGCGGAGGACCGGACGGTGATCGTGCCCAAAAAGGAGCCGATTTTGACCTTGACCACCTGCTATCCCTTCGATTACGTCGGGAATGCTCCGGACCGTTACATCATCCAGTCCGAATTGATCGAGGTGCGCACACCCGAGACGGATCAACGCGTCGAATAG
- a CDS encoding MDR family MFS transporter, with amino-acid sequence MRAWLNRYDRTIWIRVIGTALTQITSFMIRPFLMFYLYSKLDGHLFLAALVVSLQPLASMIVGLFAGEWADRAGRKPVMAASLAIQAVSMAGFVWADSVYAFAGLTALGGIGQSLFHPAANAQIADLVPENRRAEVYALLHMAFNAGAAAGPMLGLFLFRANPALVFGLASASLFLFFAAVVGLIPETKPAGSEGAKSGGEGWRETWRFREHIPLFLLTLLCVPMSLLYGQADTNLPIHLKDHFDDYQKVFAVLMTVNGTLVLLFQMAVAGWTERFDSGKVLTVAFLLLTVVSAGYGWAGSFAVLIAAEVAFTLAEMLGLPHTNKVVARIAPEHLRGRYFAVFGLQWGVGRSLGPAFGSAVYVAWGGDVMFYLIGALCFLSAIGIRRVVDLGAFGRERREKFGRIAG; translated from the coding sequence TTGCGGGCGTGGTTGAACCGGTACGACCGAACCATCTGGATTCGGGTCATCGGAACGGCATTGACGCAGATCACCAGTTTCATGATTCGTCCCTTTTTGATGTTTTATCTCTACTCCAAGTTGGACGGTCATCTTTTCCTGGCCGCGCTGGTGGTCTCTCTCCAGCCCCTGGCGTCGATGATTGTCGGATTGTTCGCCGGGGAGTGGGCGGACAGGGCGGGGAGAAAGCCGGTGATGGCGGCGTCCCTCGCCATACAGGCCGTCAGCATGGCCGGATTTGTGTGGGCGGATTCCGTTTACGCCTTTGCCGGTTTGACCGCCCTGGGCGGAATCGGCCAGTCCCTCTTCCACCCGGCGGCCAACGCGCAGATCGCCGATCTGGTTCCGGAAAACCGACGGGCGGAGGTATATGCCCTATTGCACATGGCCTTCAATGCAGGGGCCGCGGCGGGGCCCATGCTGGGGCTGTTCCTGTTTCGGGCGAACCCCGCCCTGGTGTTCGGATTGGCTTCCGCATCGCTGTTCCTCTTCTTCGCGGCCGTGGTGGGGCTGATTCCGGAGACGAAACCCGCCGGAAGCGAAGGGGCGAAAAGCGGCGGCGAAGGATGGCGGGAGACCTGGCGCTTTCGGGAACACATCCCCCTTTTTCTCCTGACGCTCCTGTGCGTGCCCATGTCTCTTCTCTACGGTCAGGCGGATACCAATTTGCCCATCCACCTGAAGGATCATTTTGACGATTATCAGAAGGTGTTCGCCGTATTGATGACGGTGAACGGAACGCTGGTCCTGCTGTTCCAGATGGCGGTCGCAGGGTGGACGGAACGCTTCGACTCCGGGAAGGTGTTGACGGTCGCGTTCCTTTTGCTGACGGTGGTGTCGGCGGGATACGGGTGGGCCGGCTCCTTCGCCGTGCTCATCGCGGCGGAGGTCGCCTTCACCCTGGCGGAGATGTTGGGGCTTCCGCACACCAACAAGGTGGTGGCCCGCATCGCGCCGGAGCATCTGCGGGGGCGCTATTTCGCCGTCTTCGGCCTCCAGTGGGGAGTGGGACGGAGCCTGGGGCCCGCCTTCGGTTCGGCCGTCTATGTCGCCTGGGGCGGCGATGTGATGTTTTATCTGATCGGCGCCCTCTGTTTCCTGTCCGCCATCGGCATCCGCAGGGTGGTGGACTTGGGGGCTTTTGGCCGCGAGAGGAGGGAAAAATTTGGTCGCATTGCAGGGTAA
- a CDS encoding VOC family protein — translation MNTLGLYEAHLDVSDLRTSIDFYTKKLGFRLAFRDPERRIAFLWVSQGKRHMIGLWEKEEIHRGHVAFSVTPEEIERAAAFLQERGIASRDFFGNPEAEPSVHAWMPAASVYFRDPDGHSLEYIALLPDEPRPELGVVPLSRWKELRRS, via the coding sequence ATGAATACGCTCGGCTTGTATGAGGCCCATCTGGATGTGTCCGATTTGCGCACTTCCATCGATTTTTACACGAAAAAGCTGGGTTTCCGGTTGGCCTTTAGGGATCCGGAGCGGAGAATCGCCTTTCTCTGGGTGAGTCAGGGGAAGCGGCACATGATCGGCCTGTGGGAAAAGGAGGAGATCCATCGCGGGCATGTTGCCTTTTCCGTCACGCCGGAGGAGATCGAAAGGGCGGCGGCTTTTTTGCAGGAACGGGGGATCGCCTCCCGGGACTTTTTCGGCAATCCGGAAGCCGAGCCCTCCGTTCACGCCTGGATGCCCGCCGCATCGGTATATTTCAGGGACCCGGACGGGCACAGCCTCGAGTATATCGCCCTTTTGCCGGATGAACCCCGTCCGGAGCTCGGCGTCGTTCCCCTGAGTCGTTGGAAGGAGTTGCGGCGATCATGA
- a CDS encoding (Fe-S)-binding protein, which produces MTLLEVINLIAFLTVAGYAVYLFAHVVYSRYTFIRLGKPANLKKDLQNRLNEVWVNVFGQRKLLKDKKSGIMHVVMFYGFIIIQFGAIDLFIKGLAPGYHLPVPAYPVFTLLQEITVFAVLLAALYAYYRRFIEKLPRLKRGWKAGLVIWFLTSLMLSILLSAAFEQLWLGHTASWATPISSLIAAPFAPWLSEEAAAVLFYVFWWAHALILFSFLVYVPQSKHFHLIVAPVNTFLKRQGPPAKPSLIDFEDESATSYGAGKIEDFDQKQLIDLYACVECGRCTNVCPASGTGKMLSPMDLIVKMRNHLTAKGAAITSRSPWMPAFAFSEANQAALGVEVTREEDGSYNYPINLVGDVITETELWACTTCRNCEDACPVMNEHVEKIIDMRRYLVLTEGNMPAEAARTFQNIERQGNPWGISKKDRYNWTEELDVPVPTVKEQKDFEYLLWVGSMGSYDNRSQKITRALVRLLHHAGVKFATLGKKEKNSGDTARRMGNEFLFQQLAMDNIQQFEKYNVKKIITLDPHAYNVFKNEYPDLGFEAEVYHHTQILAKLIREGRIRPTKEVKERVTYHDSCYLGRYNDEYDAPRYILQSIPGIELVEMERTRENAMCCGAGGGMMWMEEREGVRINTARTEQALAVRPSLIGSACPYCLTMLSDGTKAKEVEDQVKTMDVAEVLEMAVDFDDKAEQAEGVH; this is translated from the coding sequence GTGACCCTCTTGGAAGTGATCAACCTTATCGCATTTCTCACGGTTGCGGGATATGCCGTTTATCTCTTCGCTCACGTGGTGTACAGCCGGTACACCTTCATCCGTCTCGGAAAGCCGGCCAATCTGAAGAAAGATCTGCAGAACCGGTTGAACGAGGTGTGGGTGAACGTCTTCGGCCAGCGCAAACTGCTCAAGGACAAGAAGAGCGGGATCATGCACGTGGTCATGTTTTACGGTTTTATCATCATCCAATTCGGAGCGATCGACCTGTTCATCAAAGGGTTGGCGCCGGGTTACCATCTGCCGGTTCCCGCTTATCCGGTGTTCACCCTTCTGCAGGAGATCACGGTCTTTGCCGTTCTGCTGGCGGCTTTGTACGCCTATTACCGGCGGTTTATCGAGAAACTTCCGCGGTTGAAGCGGGGATGGAAAGCGGGGCTGGTGATCTGGTTCCTCACCTCCTTGATGCTGTCCATCCTGCTGTCCGCCGCCTTTGAACAGCTGTGGCTGGGGCATACGGCCTCCTGGGCGACGCCGATTTCCTCCCTGATCGCGGCACCCTTTGCCCCCTGGCTGTCCGAGGAAGCGGCGGCGGTGCTGTTCTATGTGTTCTGGTGGGCCCATGCCCTGATCCTGTTCTCCTTCCTGGTGTATGTGCCTCAGTCGAAGCACTTCCACCTGATTGTGGCGCCCGTCAATACCTTCCTGAAACGGCAGGGTCCCCCGGCCAAGCCCTCCCTCATCGACTTCGAGGATGAGTCGGCCACCTCTTACGGCGCGGGCAAGATTGAGGATTTTGACCAGAAGCAACTGATCGATCTGTATGCCTGCGTCGAATGCGGCCGCTGCACCAATGTCTGCCCCGCCTCGGGAACCGGAAAGATGCTGTCGCCGATGGACCTGATCGTGAAGATGCGGAACCATCTGACCGCCAAGGGGGCGGCCATCACCTCCCGTTCTCCCTGGATGCCGGCCTTCGCCTTCAGCGAAGCCAACCAAGCCGCCCTGGGAGTGGAAGTGACCCGGGAGGAGGACGGTTCCTACAACTACCCGATCAATCTGGTCGGCGACGTGATCACCGAGACGGAGCTGTGGGCCTGCACCACCTGCCGGAACTGCGAAGACGCCTGTCCGGTGATGAACGAACACGTGGAAAAGATCATCGACATGCGGCGCTACCTGGTGCTGACGGAGGGGAACATGCCCGCCGAGGCGGCCCGGACCTTCCAGAACATCGAGCGCCAGGGCAATCCCTGGGGAATCAGCAAAAAGGACCGCTACAACTGGACGGAGGAGCTGGATGTACCGGTTCCCACGGTGAAGGAGCAGAAGGATTTCGAATACCTGCTTTGGGTCGGTTCGATGGGCTCCTACGACAACCGGAGCCAGAAGATCACCCGCGCCCTGGTGCGCCTCCTGCACCATGCGGGGGTCAAGTTCGCCACCCTCGGCAAAAAGGAGAAAAACTCCGGAGATACCGCCCGGCGCATGGGGAACGAGTTCCTGTTCCAGCAACTGGCGATGGACAACATCCAGCAGTTTGAAAAGTACAATGTGAAGAAGATCATCACCCTGGATCCCCACGCCTACAATGTCTTTAAGAACGAATACCCCGACCTGGGCTTTGAGGCGGAGGTTTACCATCATACCCAGATTTTGGCGAAATTGATCCGGGAAGGGCGGATCCGTCCGACCAAGGAAGTGAAGGAACGGGTCACCTATCACGATTCCTGCTACCTGGGCCGCTACAACGACGAGTACGACGCGCCCCGGTACATCCTGCAGTCGATTCCCGGCATCGAGCTGGTGGAGATGGAGCGCACCCGCGAAAACGCCATGTGCTGCGGTGCCGGAGGCGGCATGATGTGGATGGAGGAAAGGGAGGGCGTCCGAATCAATACGGCCCGGACGGAACAGGCCCTCGCCGTCCGCCCCAGCCTGATCGGCAGCGCTTGTCCCTACTGCCTCACCATGCTGAGCGACGGCACCAAGGCGAAAGAAGTGGAAGATCAGGTGAAGACGATGGATGTGGCCGAGGTGCTGGAGATGGCCGTCGACTTCGACGACAAAGCGGAACAGGCGGAGGGGGTTCACTGA
- a CDS encoding M14 family zinc carboxypeptidase has translation MKREKLWRRVGLWVIIFLLAFGLAVPAGIAGNVTAQPDSVSSGDGEEPSVVRVAVADRASLERLIADGMDVTEYARRTQEGIEVDVVVTPSQLKKLEKQGVRPVETLYTPSVWRARVKEREAALAEKRAVTAAADTVKILRADYFENDTGAFLSVEAKTSSGEVPDVILTARWDKGPGTQPGSGGEATMERFTDAGAYMYHRMLVPVSHRPSSVQVTSSQGGGAEAKVKEWPGKGPKKPSPHYVKDFISHYMTPTEAMERIERLAREYPHLAEIIELPYKTNGYRRKAQAVLGSQDDAKVVITSRAWGHEGGNRLAVEAVHPGKPNHPLTVRVKDHLITVELATDASGSPVSSAAEVAAALNDRAGRWVTAHTYRGNPGSGRVEPQEATPLTDHLEAPDHISRDPFTVKAIRIGKHRDGSRTGVLAYAQEHAREWVTPLVAVETAERLLRNYAHDKETRKLVDNLDIFIIPSVNPDGAHYSFYDYNMQRKNMVNHCGEERSDPELRNQWGVDVNRNYAVGSFFDGFVGASGDCLSQVYAGAGKLSEPESRNVIALAEKHANIKFAMNIHSYGGYFMWSPGAYKPEGRETLKRPDPGEEAFFWAASERILAAIKEHRGTVILPGQTGPVVDVLYSAAGNSADQLWYERGIFAWNFEVGADRWDPEAKRWRSVGFQPPFSEGHEEAMEFSDGLIELFRVARDYGKDRKPPQTRTVPRPGVHKGPVEVRFESSEPVTIYYTLDGSRPTFRSAKLKAAGLREGAETLTIDKTTTIRWFAVDMAGNIENHYDPGGKGKNDRRATYIIRK, from the coding sequence ATGAAACGGGAAAAGCTTTGGCGACGCGTCGGCTTGTGGGTGATCATCTTCTTGTTGGCATTCGGACTGGCCGTTCCCGCCGGAATTGCCGGGAATGTGACCGCCCAGCCGGATTCCGTCTCCTCCGGGGATGGAGAGGAGCCCTCCGTCGTCCGGGTTGCCGTGGCGGATCGAGCCTCCCTGGAACGGCTGATCGCCGATGGAATGGATGTGACCGAGTATGCCCGCCGGACGCAGGAAGGGATCGAAGTGGACGTGGTGGTGACGCCCAGCCAGTTGAAAAAGCTGGAGAAGCAAGGGGTGCGCCCGGTCGAAACCCTGTACACTCCCTCCGTATGGCGTGCGCGGGTGAAGGAGAGGGAGGCCGCCCTGGCCGAAAAAAGGGCGGTGACGGCCGCCGCCGACACGGTGAAGATCCTGCGGGCGGATTACTTCGAAAACGACACGGGTGCCTTTCTTTCCGTGGAAGCCAAAACCAGTTCGGGGGAGGTTCCCGATGTGATCCTCACCGCCCGGTGGGACAAGGGTCCCGGCACCCAGCCCGGTTCCGGGGGAGAGGCGACGATGGAGCGGTTTACCGATGCGGGAGCTTACATGTATCACCGGATGCTGGTGCCGGTCTCTCACCGGCCATCGTCCGTGCAGGTGACGAGCAGCCAAGGGGGCGGTGCCGAGGCGAAGGTGAAGGAGTGGCCGGGGAAAGGGCCGAAGAAACCCTCTCCCCACTACGTGAAGGATTTCATCAGCCACTACATGACTCCCACCGAAGCGATGGAGCGGATCGAGCGCCTGGCGCGGGAATATCCGCACTTGGCGGAGATCATCGAACTGCCGTATAAGACGAACGGGTACCGGAGAAAAGCCCAAGCCGTGCTGGGCAGCCAGGATGACGCCAAGGTGGTGATCACCTCCCGGGCGTGGGGGCACGAAGGCGGCAACCGGTTGGCGGTTGAGGCCGTCCATCCCGGGAAGCCCAATCATCCCCTCACCGTCCGGGTGAAGGATCATCTCATCACCGTGGAGCTGGCCACCGACGCCTCCGGCTCACCGGTCAGCAGCGCCGCGGAGGTGGCCGCCGCCCTGAATGACCGGGCGGGCCGGTGGGTGACGGCCCACACCTACCGGGGCAATCCGGGCAGTGGCCGGGTGGAGCCCCAGGAGGCGACGCCCTTGACGGATCACCTGGAGGCTCCGGACCACATTTCCCGGGACCCCTTTACCGTCAAGGCGATCCGCATCGGGAAACACCGCGACGGTTCCCGGACGGGGGTGCTGGCATACGCCCAGGAGCACGCCCGGGAATGGGTGACGCCCTTGGTGGCGGTGGAGACGGCGGAGCGGCTTCTCCGCAATTACGCCCACGACAAGGAAACGCGGAAGCTGGTCGACAACCTCGACATCTTCATCATCCCCTCCGTCAATCCGGACGGCGCCCATTACAGCTTCTACGACTACAACATGCAGCGAAAAAACATGGTGAATCATTGCGGTGAAGAGCGGTCGGATCCCGAGTTGCGCAACCAGTGGGGGGTGGATGTCAATCGGAATTACGCGGTCGGGTCCTTCTTCGACGGATTCGTCGGCGCCTCCGGCGACTGCTTGAGCCAGGTGTACGCCGGCGCGGGCAAGTTGTCCGAACCGGAGAGCCGGAACGTGATCGCGCTCGCCGAGAAGCATGCGAACATCAAGTTTGCCATGAACATCCACAGCTACGGCGGCTATTTCATGTGGTCTCCCGGAGCCTACAAACCGGAAGGGCGGGAGACGCTGAAACGGCCGGACCCGGGTGAAGAGGCCTTCTTCTGGGCCGCTTCGGAGCGCATTTTGGCCGCGATCAAGGAGCACCGGGGCACGGTCATCCTGCCCGGCCAGACGGGTCCGGTGGTGGATGTCCTCTATTCCGCGGCGGGCAATTCGGCGGACCAGCTGTGGTATGAGCGGGGGATTTTCGCCTGGAACTTTGAAGTGGGAGCCGACCGGTGGGATCCGGAAGCCAAGCGTTGGCGGTCCGTCGGTTTCCAGCCGCCGTTCTCCGAAGGACATGAAGAGGCGATGGAATTCAGCGACGGTTTGATCGAACTTTTCCGCGTGGCCAGGGACTACGGGAAGGACAGGAAGCCGCCCCAAACCCGGACGGTTCCCCGCCCCGGAGTCCACAAGGGGCCGGTCGAGGTTCGCTTTGAATCGAGCGAGCCGGTCACCATCTATTACACTCTGGACGGCAGCCGACCCACCTTCCGATCGGCCAAGCTGAAAGCCGCCGGCTTGCGGGAAGGGGCGGAGACCCTCACGATCGACAAGACGACCACCATCCGCTGGTTCGCGGTGGACATGGCCGGAAACATCGAGAACCATTACGATCCGGGCGGAAAAGGGAAGAATGACCGGCGGGCCACCTACATCATCCGAAAATAG